A single Bifidobacterium scardovii JCM 12489 = DSM 13734 DNA region contains:
- a CDS encoding DedA family protein — translation MTFSGLALAVAETSVCTTGETGLIGAVTDWLVGLMETIGGVGVALAIALESIFPPIPSEVILPLAGFTAARGTLSLVEAVVWATVGSLLGAWALYGISRWVGLHRINLAADKIPGVSRKDVGKANAWFTKYGTWSVLIGRVIPVVRSLISIPAGFNRMSFLQFSGWTLLGSAIWNTILVSAGYLLGDQWCSIQGALGVFEDVVIAVFIVIIVVLVARKVRSMVLSKRNRDTDE, via the coding sequence GAAACCTCCGTCTGCACCACCGGGGAAACCGGGCTGATCGGTGCAGTCACCGACTGGCTCGTCGGCCTTATGGAGACGATCGGCGGCGTCGGCGTGGCGCTCGCCATCGCCCTTGAATCGATTTTCCCTCCGATCCCCAGCGAGGTGATCCTGCCGCTCGCGGGCTTCACCGCGGCGCGCGGCACGCTGAGCCTCGTCGAGGCGGTCGTCTGGGCCACCGTCGGATCGCTGCTCGGCGCCTGGGCCCTGTACGGCATCTCCCGGTGGGTCGGCCTGCACCGCATCAACCTCGCCGCCGACAAGATCCCCGGCGTCAGCCGCAAGGACGTGGGCAAGGCCAACGCCTGGTTCACCAAGTACGGCACTTGGTCGGTGCTCATCGGCCGTGTCATTCCGGTCGTGCGCTCGCTGATCTCCATCCCGGCCGGGTTCAACCGGATGAGCTTCCTGCAGTTCTCGGGCTGGACGCTGCTGGGGTCCGCCATATGGAACACGATCCTCGTGTCCGCCGGCTACCTGCTCGGCGACCAGTGGTGCTCGATCCAGGGCGCGCTCGGCGTGTTCGAGGATGTGGTGATCGCGGTCTTCATCGTGATCATCGTCGTGCTCGTCGCGCGCAAAGTACGTAGCATGGTGCTCAGCAAGCGGAATCGGGACACCGACGAGTGA
- the dop gene encoding depupylase/deamidase Dop codes for MSVRRVMGTETEYAVSRADGVRFNPVQLSFDVVGAACTERASHIRWDYRQEDPVNDARGHRLERAAARPDMLTDAPQLNITNVIAANGGRVYVDHAHPEYSAPETVDPFEAVRYDHAGDLIMLAAARKAGDVTGTPIVLHRNNVDGKGASWGTHENYMMRRSVPFDTVARLMTAHFVSRQIYAGSGRVGIGEHGETAGYQLSQRADYIHMRIGLQTTFDRPIINTRDESHSTADQRRLHVIVGDANRMDVPQTLKLGVTSMLLWLAEYADEAGYDLDALLGALELADPVESLHTVSHDLGLAAPLPLANGGATTAWQMQVTLRGAVFAAAAVLYGTDTAGNPSWPDKPTASVMAMWGQALADTAAIRHADDDARLGMSDEARRVEWLFKWQLLEKARRKAHPLAAATGGDAARTDGPVRSGTASVSAVRPGWGDPRLAALDLSWAALDPNTSVFARLQPHTERIDTPDDVRSATDHAPDDTRAWLRAAIVSRYPEQVVAASWSHLTVRAHPAADEYADEYGNASRHAVRQSDLLALDMSDPLAFGRRQCERIVNECGTAAETLTKLAANITSSR; via the coding sequence ATGAGCGTGCGGCGCGTGATGGGCACGGAAACCGAGTACGCGGTGTCCCGTGCGGATGGGGTGCGGTTCAATCCGGTGCAGCTGTCGTTCGACGTGGTCGGCGCGGCTTGCACGGAGCGCGCCTCGCACATCCGGTGGGATTATCGGCAGGAGGATCCGGTCAACGACGCGCGCGGCCACCGACTGGAGCGCGCCGCCGCGCGTCCCGACATGCTCACCGACGCGCCGCAGCTCAACATCACCAACGTGATCGCGGCCAACGGCGGCCGCGTCTACGTGGACCACGCCCACCCCGAATACTCGGCGCCGGAGACCGTCGACCCCTTCGAGGCGGTGCGCTACGACCACGCCGGCGACCTGATCATGCTCGCCGCCGCCCGCAAGGCCGGCGACGTCACCGGCACGCCCATCGTGCTGCACCGCAACAACGTGGACGGCAAGGGCGCCAGCTGGGGCACGCACGAGAACTACATGATGCGCCGCAGCGTGCCGTTCGACACGGTGGCGCGCCTGATGACCGCGCACTTCGTCTCCCGCCAGATCTACGCCGGATCCGGGCGCGTCGGGATCGGCGAGCACGGCGAGACGGCCGGATACCAGTTGAGCCAGCGCGCCGACTACATCCACATGAGGATCGGCCTGCAGACCACCTTCGACCGGCCGATCATCAACACGCGCGACGAGTCGCACAGCACCGCCGACCAGCGGCGCCTGCACGTGATCGTCGGCGACGCGAACCGCATGGACGTGCCGCAGACGCTCAAACTCGGCGTCACGTCGATGCTGCTGTGGCTCGCCGAGTATGCCGACGAGGCCGGCTACGACTTGGACGCCCTGCTCGGCGCGCTCGAGCTCGCCGACCCGGTCGAGTCCCTGCACACGGTATCCCACGATCTGGGCCTCGCCGCACCGCTGCCGCTGGCCAATGGCGGCGCCACCACCGCGTGGCAGATGCAGGTCACGCTGCGCGGTGCGGTGTTCGCGGCGGCTGCGGTCCTGTACGGCACCGACACGGCCGGCAACCCGTCGTGGCCGGACAAGCCGACCGCATCGGTGATGGCGATGTGGGGGCAGGCGCTCGCCGACACGGCGGCCATCCGCCATGCCGACGACGACGCGAGGCTGGGCATGTCCGACGAGGCGCGGCGCGTCGAATGGCTGTTCAAATGGCAGCTGCTCGAGAAGGCCCGCCGCAAGGCGCATCCGCTGGCCGCCGCGACCGGCGGCGACGCGGCGCGCACGGACGGGCCGGTCCGCAGCGGCACCGCGTCCGTGTCCGCCGTGCGCCCGGGCTGGGGCGACCCCCGCCTGGCCGCGCTCGACCTGAGCTGGGCGGCGCTCGATCCGAATACCTCGGTGTTCGCCCGGCTCCAGCCGCACACCGAACGCATCGACACCCCGGACGACGTTCGGTCCGCCACGGACCATGCCCCCGACGACACGCGCGCCTGGCTGCGCGCGGCGATCGTCTCGCGGTATCCCGAGCAGGTCGTGGCCGCGTCGTGGTCGCATCTGACCGTGCGCGCCCACCCGGCCGCCGACGAGTACGCCGACGAATACGGCAACGCCAGCCGCCATGCCGTGCGCCAATCCGACCTGCTCGCGCTGGACATGTCGGATCCGCTGGCGTTCGGCCGGCGGCAATGCGAACGAATCGTGAACGAATGCGGTACCGCCGCCGAAACGCTCACCAAGCTTGCAGCAAACATCACGTCTTCTCGGTAA
- a CDS encoding inositol monophosphatase family protein: MELRELTMEVARIAQDAGRHALTDQTNPRDLKGLQLSSSRQSTLDVDDRLSRFISNRISYVESFNGQWRDRPEQCKPGERYWCVGNIDGVINYTRNMPEWAITISLFEFNEEGSAQPILGVVHAPGLGLTYLAAKGQGAIRIRKTPIGDKREKIMPSTTEHLDGSVVSYGMSYVPEESKRALAVVSAIAGRPADIKRVGPASLDLCKVADGTYDAYFEPNLHKWDVPAMSAGAVVIWEAQAKLRTWNGGLVHWRRENDVVASNGLIVGELRPYLEAALQ; this comes from the coding sequence ATGGAATTACGAGAACTGACAATGGAAGTAGCGCGCATCGCGCAGGACGCCGGCCGCCACGCGTTGACCGACCAGACGAACCCCCGCGACCTCAAGGGGCTGCAGCTGTCCTCGTCGCGGCAGTCGACGCTGGACGTCGACGACCGCCTGTCCCGGTTCATCTCCAACCGCATCTCCTACGTGGAGAGCTTCAACGGCCAGTGGCGCGACCGCCCCGAGCAGTGCAAGCCCGGCGAGCGCTACTGGTGCGTCGGCAACATCGACGGCGTGATCAACTACACGCGCAACATGCCCGAATGGGCCATCACGATCTCGCTGTTCGAGTTCAACGAGGAGGGCTCGGCCCAGCCGATCCTCGGCGTCGTGCATGCCCCGGGCCTGGGCCTGACCTATCTGGCCGCGAAGGGGCAGGGCGCGATCCGCATCCGCAAGACGCCGATCGGCGACAAGCGCGAGAAGATCATGCCCTCCACCACCGAGCACCTCGACGGGTCGGTGGTCAGCTACGGCATGTCGTACGTGCCCGAGGAATCGAAGCGCGCGCTGGCCGTGGTGAGCGCGATCGCCGGCCGCCCGGCCGACATCAAGCGCGTCGGGCCGGCCTCGCTCGACCTGTGCAAGGTCGCGGACGGCACCTACGACGCCTACTTCGAGCCGAACCTGCACAAGTGGGACGTGCCGGCCATGTCCGCCGGCGCGGTCGTGATCTGGGAGGCGCAGGCCAAGCTGCGTACCTGGAACGGCGGTCTGGTCCACTGGCGCCGCGAGAACGACGTGGTGGCCTCCAACGGCCTGATCGTCGGCGAGCTGCGCCCGTATCTGGAGGCGGCGCTCCAGTAG
- a CDS encoding ubiquitin-like protein Pup, which produces MPQQFEQAKAAQESAASEQTERVEATQAEAAGDVLDSVLDDIESVLETNAEAYVSSFVQKGGE; this is translated from the coding sequence ATGCCTCAGCAGTTCGAACAGGCCAAGGCCGCGCAGGAATCCGCAGCCAGCGAGCAGACCGAGCGGGTGGAGGCCACGCAGGCCGAAGCGGCCGGCGACGTGCTCGACTCGGTGCTCGATGACATCGAGTCCGTGCTGGAGACCAACGCCGAGGCGTATGTGAGCAGCTTCGTGCAAAAAGGCGGCGAGTGA
- the pafA gene encoding Pup--protein ligase, with product MPQLRDSANSGAAARVQRSPQFEGFARIFGVETEYGVAVTGADRPVEAGQTAMMMFQPIVSRARSTNTYLSNGSRLYLDVGSHPEYATAEARDPHGTLAQDLAGERIMARLALQAQQRLQATRGERVRVHMFKNNADSAGHSFGCHENYLVRRFVSLEQVEHELLPFLITRQLYTGAGRVTDEGFEITQRADYLDEAVSSATTRSRPMVNTRDEPHADPEEFRRLHVIIGDSNRSQWATWMKLAVTHLVLCVIEECARLGVASGFEACALADPGESNRAVSRDLTGRSARLALADPDAYRAVGRTLSGGCAGSSQAACEPTMLDIQYRYLSIVERFMRDHEQALAVALPSTGVGRILGEWRAVLDAVRAGEIESLSDRVDWVAKMRLFEALHARRGGVSQAKLEQLDMDYHDIANGSLYESLLRRGALRRLVDEDEIERAMTEAPHDTRAALRGAFVAAALRSGAQFSCDWTRLVLTNPEHREAVLLDPFNATPTADCQSLMRALE from the coding sequence ATGCCCCAACTGCGCGACAGCGCCAACAGCGGCGCGGCGGCGCGGGTGCAGCGTTCCCCGCAGTTTGAGGGATTCGCGCGCATCTTCGGCGTGGAGACCGAGTACGGCGTGGCCGTGACCGGCGCCGACCGGCCGGTGGAGGCCGGCCAGACGGCGATGATGATGTTCCAGCCGATCGTCTCGCGCGCGCGGTCCACGAACACGTATCTGTCCAACGGGTCGCGGCTCTACCTCGACGTCGGCTCGCACCCCGAGTACGCGACCGCCGAGGCGCGCGACCCGCATGGGACGCTTGCGCAGGATCTGGCCGGCGAGCGGATCATGGCGCGGCTCGCGCTGCAGGCGCAGCAGCGGCTGCAGGCCACGCGCGGCGAGCGGGTGCGCGTGCACATGTTCAAGAACAACGCCGATTCGGCCGGGCATTCCTTCGGATGCCACGAGAACTACCTGGTGCGGCGCTTCGTATCGCTCGAGCAGGTGGAGCACGAGCTGCTGCCGTTCCTGATCACCCGTCAGCTGTATACCGGCGCAGGGCGCGTGACCGACGAGGGATTCGAGATCACGCAGCGGGCCGATTACCTGGACGAGGCGGTGTCCTCGGCCACCACGCGCTCTCGGCCGATGGTCAACACGCGCGACGAGCCGCATGCCGATCCGGAGGAGTTCCGCCGTCTGCATGTGATCATCGGGGATTCGAACCGGTCGCAGTGGGCAACGTGGATGAAGCTCGCCGTCACGCACTTGGTGCTGTGCGTGATCGAGGAATGCGCGCGTCTCGGCGTGGCCTCGGGATTCGAGGCATGCGCCTTGGCCGACCCGGGGGAGTCGAATCGGGCGGTCAGTCGCGATCTGACCGGCCGCTCGGCCCGGCTGGCTCTGGCCGATCCGGACGCGTACCGTGCCGTCGGCCGTACGCTGAGCGGTGGATGCGCCGGCTCGTCACAAGCCGCGTGCGAGCCCACCATGCTGGATATCCAGTACCGGTACCTGTCCATCGTGGAACGCTTCATGCGGGACCACGAGCAGGCGCTGGCCGTAGCTTTGCCGTCCACCGGCGTCGGCCGTATTCTCGGCGAGTGGAGGGCCGTGCTGGATGCCGTGCGCGCCGGCGAGATCGAGTCCCTGTCCGATCGTGTCGACTGGGTGGCGAAAATGCGCCTGTTCGAGGCGCTGCACGCCCGTAGGGGCGGAGTATCCCAGGCGAAGCTCGAGCAGCTGGACATGGACTACCACGACATCGCCAACGGCTCGCTCTATGAATCGCTGCTGCGCCGCGGCGCGCTGCGCCGGCTCGTGGATGAAGATGAGATCGAGCGCGCGATGACCGAGGCGCCGCACGATACCCGCGCCGCGCTGCGTGGCGCGTTCGTCGCCGCCGCGCTGCGGTCCGGCGCCCAGTTCTCGTGCGACTGGACGCGATTGGTGCTGACCAACCCGGAGCACCGCGAGGCGGTGCTGCTCGACCCGTTCAACGCCACCCCCACTGCCGACTGCCAGAGTCTGATGCGGGCGCTGGAATAG
- a CDS encoding HU family DNA-binding protein: protein MAYNKSDLVSKIAQKSNLTKAQAEAAVNAFQDVFVEAMQSGEGLKLTGLFSAERVKRAARTGRNPRTGETIEIPATYGVRISAGSLLKKAVTK from the coding sequence ATGGCATACAACAAGTCTGATCTTGTCTCGAAGATCGCCCAGAAGTCCAACCTGACCAAGGCCCAGGCCGAGGCGGCTGTCAACGCTTTCCAGGACGTGTTCGTCGAGGCCATGCAGTCCGGCGAAGGCCTGAAGCTCACCGGTCTGTTCTCCGCTGAGCGCGTCAAGCGCGCCGCTCGCACCGGCCGCAACCCGCGCACGGGCGAGACCATCGAGATCCCGGCGACCTACGGTGTGCGCATTTCCGCCGGTTCCCTGCTGAAGAAGGCTGTGACCAAGTAG
- a CDS encoding lysylphosphatidylglycerol synthase transmembrane domain-containing protein, whose amino-acid sequence MTDQTHSTVSGDDDTVTSPETRFSDVVSSSPRIDDVPPRRTHDFGDLFRAGGAVLFAAVVMLSATYLSGITRGVESDAHTAGKALDWMVNLPTSMLQQLAIVVIVVGVLAQLLISREWLQSAISILAMFGGYALAGVLSMLVSHSGNITLISALSSPSTWYGPVLLPDFYAGAAALLTAAGPRRTRSTVKWGWNIIYTVAALLVVLSVNSVAGVLVSFATGRLVGMLVRFLIGTKNQGAWGDDVVQALAGIDLRVVSLVRRLDETPTHSALRATLDDDLVEGSRLYDAVDDHGRHFVVSVLDSQVRAAGYLKQLWQWIRFTGVSMRRDRSPREATQHHMAMMLGLKNSGLPTPQVYGMADTGESSILVLQGTDIMHECNLNALSDDDAIALMRFLSVANRRGYTHRRITPDTVARLESGTPIIAGWQNGDDASTSANVALDHVQLLALLAVLIGPERTVAAARQVWGDDTLVGLAPFVQKAAVPSGTRALDGWDRHVLDRLRDRLQALAPQEVTESLEPVSLSRFSLRSFIGIALLVVAVAVVFTQLKPDEVIDAVRNANPEMAAVCLLLSVIAWLGSALELGAFIEPGKRNHLGILMSQVAQGFAMVSMPAGVGPAFVNLQFLRKSGYRNTPATAIMTAVLAVYYGGTIAMMILIGLFTGSDALSGMIPTNTLITVIGIVLMALAIAMMIPPLRHYATSHLLPLVKTYARQLVEVLGRPKELAFSVIGMLVLNIATGLGFWVALLAFGHMTSPIETVFIFLLANAIGSAMPTPGGLGGVEAALTVSFGAAGVPAGVALSATLLYRVVFYWLRIPLGAMAMKWLDRRNLI is encoded by the coding sequence ATGACCGATCAGACGCATTCGACCGTTTCCGGCGACGATGACACCGTCACGTCGCCGGAAACGCGTTTTTCAGACGTTGTTTCCTCCTCCCCCCGCATCGACGACGTGCCGCCGAGGCGCACCCACGACTTCGGCGACCTGTTCCGCGCCGGGGGCGCCGTGCTGTTCGCCGCCGTCGTGATGCTGTCGGCGACCTACCTGAGCGGCATCACGCGGGGCGTCGAATCGGACGCCCACACCGCAGGCAAGGCCCTGGACTGGATGGTCAACCTGCCGACGTCGATGCTGCAGCAGCTCGCCATCGTGGTCATTGTGGTCGGCGTGCTCGCCCAGCTGCTCATCAGCCGCGAATGGCTGCAGTCGGCGATCTCGATCCTGGCCATGTTCGGCGGCTACGCGCTGGCTGGCGTCCTGTCCATGCTCGTATCGCACAGCGGCAACATCACGCTGATCTCCGCGCTGAGCTCGCCGAGCACCTGGTACGGCCCCGTGTTGCTGCCCGACTTCTACGCCGGCGCCGCGGCGTTGCTCACCGCGGCCGGCCCTCGGCGCACCCGCTCCACGGTCAAATGGGGCTGGAACATCATCTACACCGTCGCCGCGCTGCTGGTGGTGCTGTCCGTCAATTCGGTCGCCGGCGTGCTCGTCTCCTTCGCCACCGGGCGCCTGGTCGGCATGCTCGTGCGCTTCCTGATCGGTACCAAGAACCAGGGTGCGTGGGGCGACGACGTCGTCCAGGCGCTGGCCGGCATCGACCTGCGCGTCGTCTCGCTGGTGCGGCGTCTGGACGAGACGCCGACGCACAGCGCGCTGCGCGCGACGCTGGACGACGATCTGGTCGAAGGATCGCGCCTGTACGACGCCGTGGACGACCACGGCCGGCACTTCGTCGTCTCCGTGCTCGACAGCCAGGTGCGCGCCGCCGGCTATCTCAAGCAGCTGTGGCAGTGGATCCGGTTCACCGGCGTCTCCATGCGCCGCGACCGTTCGCCGCGCGAGGCCACGCAGCACCACATGGCGATGATGCTCGGCCTGAAGAACAGCGGCCTGCCGACCCCGCAGGTCTACGGCATGGCCGATACCGGCGAATCGTCGATTCTGGTGCTGCAGGGCACCGACATCATGCACGAGTGCAATCTCAACGCGCTGTCCGACGACGACGCGATCGCGCTCATGCGCTTCCTGTCGGTGGCGAACCGGCGCGGGTACACGCATCGGCGCATCACGCCCGACACCGTGGCCCGCCTTGAATCGGGCACCCCGATCATCGCCGGATGGCAGAACGGCGACGATGCCAGCACATCAGCCAACGTGGCCCTCGACCACGTGCAGCTGCTGGCCCTCCTCGCGGTGCTGATCGGCCCGGAGCGCACGGTCGCCGCCGCACGGCAGGTGTGGGGCGACGACACCCTGGTCGGATTAGCCCCGTTCGTGCAGAAGGCCGCCGTGCCGTCCGGCACGCGCGCGCTGGACGGCTGGGACCGGCATGTGCTGGATCGGCTGCGCGACCGGCTGCAGGCCCTGGCGCCGCAGGAGGTCACCGAATCGCTCGAGCCGGTGTCCCTGTCGCGCTTCAGCCTGCGCTCGTTCATCGGCATCGCGCTGCTGGTCGTGGCGGTCGCCGTGGTCTTCACCCAGCTCAAGCCGGACGAGGTGATCGACGCGGTCAGGAACGCCAACCCGGAGATGGCGGCCGTCTGCCTGCTGCTGAGCGTGATCGCCTGGCTGGGCTCCGCGCTGGAGCTCGGCGCGTTCATCGAGCCCGGCAAGCGCAACCACCTCGGCATTCTCATGTCTCAGGTGGCGCAGGGGTTCGCGATGGTGTCGATGCCGGCCGGCGTCGGCCCGGCCTTCGTGAACCTGCAGTTCCTGCGCAAAAGCGGGTACCGCAATACGCCGGCGACGGCGATCATGACCGCCGTGCTGGCCGTGTATTACGGCGGCACCATCGCGATGATGATCCTGATCGGCCTGTTCACCGGCAGCGACGCGCTCTCCGGCATGATCCCGACGAACACGCTGATCACCGTCATCGGCATCGTGCTCATGGCGCTGGCCATCGCGATGATGATACCCCCGCTGCGCCATTACGCCACCTCGCACCTGCTGCCCCTGGTCAAGACGTACGCCAGGCAGCTGGTCGAGGTGCTGGGACGGCCCAAGGAACTGGCGTTCAGCGTCATCGGCATGCTGGTACTCAACATCGCCACGGGACTGGGCTTCTGGGTTGCGCTGCTCGCGTTCGGCCACATGACCAGCCCGATCGAGACGGTGTTCATCTTCCTGCTGGCCAACGCGATCGGCTCGGCGATGCCCACGCCCGGCGGCCTGGGCGGTGTCGAGGCGGCGCTGACAGTGTCGTTCGGCGCCGCCGGCGTGCCCGCCGGAGTGGCGCTGTCGGCCACCCTGCTGTACCGCGTGGTCTTCTACTGGCTGCGCATCCCGCTGGGCGCGATGGCCATGAAATGGCTGGACCGCCGCAACCTCATCTAG
- the purB gene encoding adenylosuccinate lyase, whose translation MKLTDISPAIALTPLDGRYHKATAPLVEYLSEPALNRERMRVEVEWMILLANGFSGNGNQPVVEGVKPFTEAEIAFLRAIPEDFGAEGIKQHAAHEAVTHHDVKAVEYYIDDQLDKAPAELTNINDALKTLVHFACTSEDINNLSIARCVKNAMENVWTPAFKEIIDHLAEKADQYRDKSLLSLTHGQPATPTTLGKELAVYVYRLGRQLKRIENQEYLGKINGATGTFGAHLAACPDVDWIAVSREFVTNRMGLTWNPLTTQIESHDWQAELYGTVAHANRIMHNLCVDVWMYISRGVFAQVPVKGATGSSTMPHKVNPIRFENAEANFEISCSLLDTLAATLVESRWQRDLTDSTTQRNIGSALGYSLLALTNLMGGLTSIHPNDAVIERELDENWEVLGEPIQTAMRACELKGLPGMDKPYEKVKELMRGHEISQDDVERFIDGLAFDAETAARLKALTPATYTGVAAKLVDFDR comes from the coding sequence ATGAAGCTTACCGATATTTCCCCCGCAATCGCACTGACCCCGCTCGACGGCCGCTACCACAAAGCCACCGCCCCGCTCGTCGAATACCTGAGCGAGCCGGCCCTGAACCGCGAGCGCATGCGCGTCGAGGTCGAGTGGATGATCCTGCTGGCCAACGGCTTCTCCGGCAACGGCAACCAGCCCGTCGTCGAGGGCGTCAAGCCGTTCACCGAGGCCGAGATCGCGTTCCTGCGCGCCATCCCCGAGGACTTCGGCGCCGAGGGCATCAAGCAGCACGCCGCGCACGAGGCGGTCACCCACCACGACGTGAAGGCCGTGGAGTACTACATCGACGACCAGCTCGACAAGGCCCCGGCCGAGCTGACCAACATCAACGACGCGCTCAAGACCCTGGTCCACTTCGCGTGCACCTCCGAGGACATCAACAACCTGTCGATCGCCCGCTGCGTGAAGAACGCCATGGAGAACGTGTGGACCCCGGCGTTCAAGGAGATCATCGACCACCTCGCCGAGAAGGCCGACCAGTACCGCGACAAGTCGCTGCTGAGCCTCACCCATGGCCAGCCGGCAACGCCGACCACGCTCGGCAAGGAGCTCGCCGTCTACGTCTACCGCCTGGGCCGCCAGCTCAAGCGCATCGAGAACCAGGAGTACCTGGGCAAGATCAACGGCGCCACCGGCACCTTCGGCGCGCATCTGGCCGCCTGCCCCGACGTCGATTGGATCGCCGTCTCGCGCGAGTTCGTCACCAACCGCATGGGCCTGACGTGGAACCCGCTGACCACGCAGATCGAAAGCCACGACTGGCAGGCCGAGCTGTACGGCACCGTCGCCCACGCGAACCGCATCATGCACAACCTGTGCGTGGACGTGTGGATGTACATCTCGCGCGGCGTGTTCGCGCAGGTGCCCGTCAAGGGCGCGACCGGCTCCTCCACGATGCCGCACAAGGTCAACCCGATCCGCTTCGAGAACGCGGAGGCGAACTTCGAGATCTCCTGCTCGCTGCTCGACACCCTTGCGGCCACGCTGGTCGAATCCCGCTGGCAGCGCGATCTGACCGACTCGACCACGCAGCGCAACATCGGCTCGGCGCTCGGCTACTCGCTGCTGGCCCTGACCAACCTTATGGGCGGCCTGACGTCCATCCACCCGAACGACGCCGTGATCGAGCGCGAGCTCGACGAGAACTGGGAGGTGCTCGGCGAGCCGATCCAGACCGCGATGCGCGCCTGCGAGCTCAAGGGTCTGCCCGGCATGGACAAACCCTACGAGAAGGTCAAGGAACTCATGCGCGGCCATGAGATCAGCCAGGACGATGTGGAACGCTTCATCGACGGCCTCGCCTTCGATGCGGAGACCGCCGCGCGGCTCAAGGCCCTCACTCCGGCCACCTATACGGGCGTGGCGGCCAAGCTGGTCGATTTCGACCGCTGA
- a CDS encoding helix-turn-helix domain-containing protein translates to MPTERFDDMFDDAVKDPRMAELIHDCMAQMTIGMQLAEARADSGMSMDALARRSGVAKTTILNIEHGDASPTIATLTKLADAMGKRLQTAFV, encoded by the coding sequence ATGCCTACGGAACGATTTGACGATATGTTCGACGATGCCGTGAAGGATCCCCGGATGGCGGAGCTCATCCATGACTGCATGGCGCAGATGACCATCGGCATGCAGCTGGCCGAGGCCCGCGCGGACTCCGGCATGAGCATGGACGCGCTGGCCCGGCGGAGCGGCGTGGCGAAGACCACGATCCTCAACATCGAGCATGGCGACGCATCGCCCACCATCGCCACGCTGACCAAGCTCGCCGACGCCATGGGCAAGCGGCTGCAGACCGCATTCGTGTGA